The genome window GGCCAGGATGCTTCATGCACATTCTCGGTCTCGCCGACCACGATCTACTTCCAGCTTCCCGGGGGCACTGCGGAAGTCTATGTCAAGGGCTCATCGCCCACCTGCACCTTCACCGCGAAAAGCGCTTATCCGTGGATCACCCTCTCGGTCAAGCAGGAACAGGGTGACGGCAACGTGTCCGTGACGGCCGCGGGCAATACAGGCCTGACTCATCGGGTAGGGAGCGCCCTCATTGCCGGCGAAGATGTCTCTGTCATTCAATACGGCCCGCGGATCAGCGGGACCGGTAACTGATGATGATGGCGACCGACGCCCTCTGTCCTGTTAAACTAGCCTGATATTGTTAAATATCCGCGTAGGCTTGTCCTGCATGCGAGACGCTTTCCTGTAAGCGGGACATGGTGATCGTATGAGATTCCGGCCCTGGCCATGCAAGTCCTCAGTATAACTTACCAATTTGATGACGGAGAGCGGGAAAGGGCATTGGCAAAACGCTTGCACTTGGAAATACGGGTAAAAGGTAAAAATTTTTAGTTAGGGGCCATAAAGCTATTGACAACTCTATCAATCAGGAGCAGTTTTCCTGAATAGAGGAGAGAAATGAAACGCGTGCTATCGCGAATGTTCTTATTCCTCATTTTCTGT of Syntrophorhabdales bacterium contains these proteins:
- a CDS encoding BACON domain-containing protein, producing MKRCVGSVLLIISMIILIAAPASFGQDASCTFSVSPTTIYFQLPGGTAEVYVKGSSPTCTFTAKSAYPWITLSVKQEQGDGNVSVTAAGNTGLTHRVGSALIAGEDVSVIQYGPRISGTGN